The following proteins are co-located in the Diaphorobacter sp. HDW4B genome:
- a CDS encoding efflux transporter outer membrane subunit, which yields MPRIRLQHLALSLSLPLALAGCAVQRPPAQVEAPLPAQWHAPLPHGGSVRQLETWWSGTGDPLLAALIHEAQTASPTIAQARSKFEQARATQVAARAALLPTLDAQGSASRGFNQQTSGLANTAQIGVQAGWEIDLFGRNSATSDAARERLAGSRAQWHDARVSVAAEVALQYTGWRYCARQVGVLQDDVKSREQTARLSRESERAGFTAPANAALAAASFSDGRVRATQQQLQCDIGIKTLVALTGRVEAALRTALAQTPATALPENLFTVDSIPAKAITQRPDVFAAEREVAAASAEVGSAEAERYPRLTLGGSIGRMYVGTGSMSGSSNIWTIGPVAVSLPLLDGGRRAAQVTAAKARYDAAAVSYRGQVRQAVSEVEQALTKLASTSERRTDAQNAADGYKRSLDATQALWSGGLASQLDLENARRTALASELALVTLEQERMAAWIQLYRAAGGGWDLTNAQEPVADAQTARQPQ from the coding sequence ATGCCGCGAATTCGCTTGCAGCATCTGGCTCTGTCTCTCTCGTTGCCATTGGCCTTGGCGGGCTGCGCCGTTCAGCGCCCGCCCGCGCAGGTCGAGGCGCCACTGCCCGCCCAATGGCATGCGCCGCTTCCGCACGGCGGCAGCGTGCGTCAGCTCGAAACGTGGTGGAGCGGCACGGGCGACCCGTTGCTTGCCGCACTTATCCACGAAGCACAGACCGCCAGCCCCACCATCGCACAGGCCCGCTCGAAATTCGAGCAAGCCCGCGCCACCCAGGTCGCCGCGCGCGCCGCACTGTTGCCGACGCTGGATGCCCAAGGCAGCGCCAGCCGCGGCTTCAACCAGCAGACCTCAGGCTTGGCCAACACCGCACAGATCGGCGTTCAGGCAGGTTGGGAGATCGACCTGTTCGGCAGAAACTCCGCCACCTCCGATGCGGCGCGCGAACGGCTTGCAGGCTCGCGCGCGCAGTGGCATGATGCGCGCGTTTCCGTCGCCGCCGAAGTGGCGCTGCAATACACCGGCTGGCGCTACTGCGCGCGGCAGGTGGGCGTGCTGCAGGACGATGTGAAATCGCGCGAACAGACCGCCAGACTTTCCAGGGAAAGCGAACGCGCGGGCTTCACCGCACCGGCCAACGCGGCGCTGGCAGCCGCCAGTTTTTCCGATGGCCGGGTGCGCGCAACGCAGCAGCAATTGCAGTGCGACATCGGCATCAAGACGCTGGTCGCCCTGACCGGCCGCGTTGAAGCCGCACTGCGCACCGCACTCGCGCAGACACCTGCGACTGCGCTGCCCGAGAACCTGTTCACCGTGGACAGCATTCCCGCCAAGGCCATCACCCAGCGCCCCGACGTGTTCGCCGCAGAGCGCGAAGTGGCCGCCGCGAGCGCCGAGGTCGGCAGTGCCGAGGCCGAGCGCTATCCGCGCCTGACGCTGGGCGGCTCGATTGGCCGCATGTACGTCGGCACCGGCAGCATGAGCGGCAGCAGCAACATCTGGACGATCGGCCCGGTCGCCGTGTCGCTGCCGCTGCTCGATGGCGGCCGCCGCGCCGCGCAGGTCACCGCCGCCAAGGCGCGCTACGACGCGGCAGCGGTGAGCTATCGCGGACAGGTGCGACAAGCGGTGAGCGAGGTCGAACAAGCGCTCACCAAACTGGCGAGCACCAGCGAACGCCGCACCGACGCACAGAACGCCGCCGATGGCTACAAGCGCTCGCTCGACGCCACGCAGGCGCTGTGGAGCGGCGGTCTGGCCAGCCAGCTCGATCTGGAGAACGCGCGCCGCACGGCGCTCGCTTCCGAGCTCGCACTGGTCACGCTGGAGCAGGAACGCATGGCCGCATGGATTCAGCTCTACCGCGCCGCGGGCGGTGGTTGGGACCTGACGAACGCGCAGGAACCCGTCGCCGACGCACAGACCGCCCGCCAGCCCCAATGA